The Anopheles coluzzii chromosome 2, AcolN3, whole genome shotgun sequence genome window below encodes:
- the LOC120950017 gene encoding uncharacterized protein LOC120950017: MPQTADEVEEDGSKNMVSNLPLLFADGYPSSLQKITEQQLERFIPFMVQCSLGYVHIHSMTEFNKPEWWPTDLEFTKPFRRPKSFTGNWLQKMREIVVVCYTFHHSVYLLRYCSDLAKYQPTALRFINNYNSTTSLFERATNKLLVTFRNENMLYDQEQKINSRKCLLPKQSNSQSSLATQEEMVISESFDIYLCDNCDAELYSYGALVEHEKTCNSEQSNPELEYTSDDDDVIFCGEVCGDQQLPLDEEARAQAEQQKMVCFLSQNFMLRCTKPTDPSSGSSLVPVPKSNSTETEDSGTVAPGANHRHVPRRTRQVVTLAKCAQIPLSSPLGLFMLKTSKTITTADYLSERFDRMERFCLAPSLPPGAGYLMRQRLLKGGSSEELAAHDRRLPKWLFAKPKTGGGPNGCTVTFKRAADDSSERSIRHYKHPRRQLSRKHWEENFLFYNKLLLERCRPFVVALIRLTPAEVQEIAMLPGIERQIREAELAASLERQRRKELAEIADSAMIIDSIDLCSSDEEHTQEDEDGQELFASGMVPEVHMREDDEEDHQEEGRNAIQQEQNILTNNQPVAQDEIETIVLEMDDSMGSDTNASFYENRSSQQKGALPGGVQSPAVPSIAKKSVLGTMLSESTYRLNQSLPAALTNGRHLEELAAPLYLYGNCSQTAAVNIVDETPPLANGNRFGTARKGSSLPSKENVMNGFGGTGGSPANGESAAVPVHHQATAQARTLLLAAPITNGHTLFGTIPVSFGSGASLHPRTSASVVQSITTTSCVNQTVHGHASLNHSNGPTSATVTGTAAANLQ; the protein is encoded by the exons ATGCCACAAACGGCCGACGAGGTGGAAGAAGATGGCAGCAAAAATATGGTCTCCAACCTGCCGCTCCTGTTCGCGGACGGCTACCCTTCGTCACTGCAGAAGATCACAGAGCAGCAGCTGGAACGGTTCATCCCGTTCATGGTGCAGTGCTCGCTCGGCTACGTCCACATCCATTCGATGACCGAGTTCAACAAGCCGGAATGGTGGCCGACCGATCTGGAGTTTACGAAACCGTTCCGACGACCGAAATCATTCACAGGG AACTGGCTGCAAAAGATGCGAGAGATCGTGGTAGTGTGCTACACCTTCCACCACAGCGTCTATCTGCTGCGGTACTGTTCCGATCTGGCGAAGTATCAACCGACGGCGCTACGGTTCATCAACAATTACAACTCCACCACGTCCCTATTTGAGCGAGCCACGAACAAGCTGCTGGTTACGTTTCGCAATGAAAATATG CTGTACGACCAGGAGCAGAAGATCAACAGTCGCAAGTGCCTGCTGCCGAAGCAATCGAACTCGCAATCGAGCTTGGCGACCCAGGAGGAAATGGTCATATCAGAAAGCTTCGATATCTATCTCTGCGACAACTGTGATGCCGAGCTATACTCCTACGGTGCACTGGTG GAACACGAGAAAACCTGCAATAGCGAGCAAAGCAATCCAGAGCTGGAGTACACtagcgacgacgatgacgtGATCTTTTGTGGAGAAGTGTGCGGCGACCAGCAGCTGCCACTCGATGAGGAAGCCCGTGCACAAGCAGAGCAGCAAAAGATGGTATGCTTCCTGTCGCAGAACTTCATGCTGCGCTGCACAAAACCAACAGACCCGTCGAGCGGTTCGTCGCTCGTGCCCGTTCCGAAGTCAAACAGCACCGAGACGGAAGACAGTGGCACGGTGGCACCGGGCGCAAACCATCGCCACGTACCTAGACGCACCCGCCAAGTCGTTACCCTCGCCAAATGCGCTCAAATTCCGCTCTCGTCACCGTTGGGACTGTTTATGCTAAAAACTTCcaaaaccatcaccaccgcgGACTACCTGTCCGAGCGGTTCGATCGCATGGAACGATTCTGTCTCGCACCGAGCTTACCGCCCGGTGCCGGTTACCTAATGCGACAGCGGCTGCTTAAGGGTGGCTCGTCGGAAGAGCTGGCCGCCCACGATCGGCGGCTGCCGAAGTGGCTGTTTGCAAAGCCCAAAACGGGTGGCGGACCAAACGGGTGCACCGTGACATTCAAACGGGCGGCGGACGACTCGAGCGAACGGTCGATACGGCACTACAAGCATCCCCGGCGACAGCTGTCCCGCAAGCATTGGGAGGAAAACTTCCTGTTCTACAACAAACTGCTGCTGGAGCGTTGCCGACCGTTTGTGGTGGCGTTAATAAGACTGACGCCTGCTGAAGTGCAGGAGATTGCAATGTTGCCCGGCATCGAGCGGCAAATCAGGGAAGCGGAGCTGGCGGCCAGCCTGGAACGGCAGCGGCGGAAAGAGCTGGCGGAAATTGCAGACAGTGCAATGATCATTGACAGCATCGATCTCTGCTCGTCGGACGAGGAACACACGCAGGAGGACGAGGATGGACAGGAGCTGTTCGCGAGTGGCATGGTGCCGGAGGTGCACATGAGGGAGGATGATGAGGAGGATCACCAGGAGGAGGGCAGAAACGCGATTCAGCAGGAACAGAATATTCTCACTAACAACCAGCCCGTGGCACAGGACGAAATCGAAACGATCGTGTTGGAAATGGACGACAGTATGGGCAGCGACACGAACGCTAGCTTCTACGAAAATCGTTCCTCCCAGCAGAAGGGTGCATTACCGGGCGGTGTGCAATCTCCGGCCGTACCGAGCATAGCGAAGAAATCGGTCCTGGGCACGATGCTTAGCGAGAGCACGTATCGGTTGAACCAGTCACTTCCGGCGGCCCTTACGAACGGGCGTCATCTGGAAGAGCTTGCCGCACCGCTGTACCTGTACGGGAACTGCAGCCAAACGGCAGCAGTGAATATTGTCGACGAGACGCCACCGCTCGCCAACGGCAATCGATTCGGCACCGCCCGAAAGGGCAGCAGTTTGCCGTCGAAGGAGAACGTGATGAACGGGTTTGGGGGCACTGGCGGCAGCCCCGCGAACGGCGAGAGTGCCGCCGTTCCCGTTCACCATCAGGCGACGGCACAAGCGCGCACGCTGCTACTTGCCGCACCGATCACCAACGGTCATACCCTATTCGGAACCATTCCAGTTTCGTTCGGCAGCGGTGCGAGCTTGCACCCGCGTACGAGCGCTTCCGTTGTCCAGTCGATTACGACGACGTCCTGCGTGAACCAAACGGTGCACGGGCACGCGTCGCTCAATCACAGCAATGGGCCGACCTCGGCGACTGTCACCGGCACAGCCGCAGCCAATCTCCAGTAG